A single genomic interval of Shewanella halotolerans harbors:
- the glnE gene encoding bifunctional [glutamate--ammonia ligase]-adenylyl-L-tyrosine phosphorylase/[glutamate--ammonia-ligase] adenylyltransferase: MENMSEQALPHEVNQVAEQHWQRLAEAWPDISEQLTPEQTKELKTIFGLSDFVAEQLCRHPNWIVSLFEGQLSMLARDSFSAELHSILAGANDEEQVKAILRRYRNRQMVRLAWRDFLGYAELNDSLLDLSALAEALIIAARDWLYGQMCQQYGTPCDSEGNPQPLMILGMGKLGGRELNFSSDIDLIFTFPEHGETQGGRRSQDNQQFFIRMGQRLVNLLNQVTVDGFVYRVDMRLRPYGESGPLVVSFSGLEDYYQEQGRDWERYAMVKARALGPWSAYSDELHDMLRPFVYRRYIDFSAIESLRKMKQLITQEVRRRRLTDNIKLGAGGIREVEFVVQSFQLIRGGREPALRQQSLFGAIDTLYKLGQLEYLAVDELKQSYLMLRRVENLLQAIGDQQTQTLPQHLLDWQRLCFALGMAGEAELRTHIESAMAKIHRYFKETVGGQESDEVAEQWTAQLWSLVEDEDAEALLREHGVEESELWPALKSWRGTVAKRTIGPRGRETLDKLMPWLLQEFIQLPTPTKAFLPVSKVLDQILTRTTYLELLFENPGARQQLVSLCMASPWIGEQLAKFPMLLDELIDPAQLYDTTSLDDYPSELRQYLLRVPEEDMEQQMEALRQFKLSQQLKIAAADVTGVLPVMQVSDHLTFLAEAIIEQVVLQAWQQVSKRHGTPPYLAPEEMGFAVIGYGKAGGLELGYGSDLDLVFLHNYTRDKYPEAQQTNGDRPIDIGHFYLKLAQRILHLFSTRTTSGELYEVDMRLRPSGASGLLVSEIEYFGSYQREEAWTWEHQALVRARFLFGDNRLAARFSELRADVLAMERDKAELAKEVREMRQKMRTHLLKVDEGCFDLKQSPGGIADIEFIAQYLVLANTHDHPELAIWSDNVRIFEVLSELELLPHLSAQHLTQAYCYLRDESHRLTLQQAPGQLPQESVDLHVQRVLAIYEQVLNSGQ; this comes from the coding sequence ATGGAAAACATGAGCGAGCAAGCGTTACCCCATGAAGTCAATCAGGTTGCCGAGCAGCATTGGCAACGCCTCGCCGAGGCCTGGCCGGATATCTCCGAGCAGCTTACCCCGGAGCAGACCAAAGAGCTGAAAACCATCTTCGGCCTCAGCGACTTTGTCGCCGAGCAGCTGTGCCGCCACCCCAACTGGATAGTCTCTCTGTTCGAGGGGCAACTGAGTATGCTGGCCCGTGACAGTTTCAGCGCTGAGCTGCACTCCATCCTGGCCGGCGCCAACGACGAGGAGCAGGTCAAGGCGATACTGCGCCGCTACCGCAATCGTCAGATGGTGCGTCTCGCCTGGCGGGACTTCTTAGGCTACGCCGAGCTTAACGACTCCCTGCTGGATCTCTCGGCCCTGGCCGAGGCGCTGATCATCGCCGCCCGCGATTGGCTCTATGGCCAGATGTGCCAGCAGTATGGCACCCCTTGCGACAGCGAGGGCAATCCCCAGCCCTTGATGATCTTGGGTATGGGCAAGCTGGGTGGCCGCGAGCTCAACTTCTCTTCCGATATCGACCTTATCTTTACCTTCCCCGAACACGGTGAGACTCAAGGCGGTCGTCGCAGTCAGGACAACCAGCAGTTCTTTATCCGCATGGGTCAGCGCCTGGTCAACCTGCTCAATCAGGTGACGGTCGATGGCTTCGTCTACCGGGTCGACATGCGCCTGCGTCCCTACGGCGAGAGTGGCCCGCTGGTGGTTAGCTTCAGCGGCCTTGAAGATTATTATCAGGAGCAGGGCAGAGACTGGGAGCGCTACGCCATGGTCAAGGCCCGCGCCCTGGGCCCCTGGAGCGCCTACAGCGATGAGCTACACGACATGCTGCGCCCCTTCGTCTATCGCCGCTATATCGATTTCTCGGCTATCGAATCCCTGCGCAAGATGAAGCAGTTGATCACCCAGGAGGTGAGACGCCGACGCCTGACCGACAATATCAAGCTGGGAGCTGGTGGCATCCGCGAGGTCGAATTCGTGGTGCAGAGTTTTCAGCTGATCCGTGGTGGACGTGAGCCGGCGCTGCGGCAGCAGAGCCTGTTTGGCGCCATAGACACCCTCTATAAGCTGGGGCAGTTGGAATACCTGGCGGTCGATGAGCTCAAGCAGAGCTACCTTATGCTGCGCAGGGTGGAAAACCTGCTGCAGGCCATAGGCGATCAGCAGACCCAGACTCTGCCACAACACCTGCTGGACTGGCAGCGTCTCTGTTTCGCCTTGGGCATGGCGGGGGAGGCCGAGCTGCGTACCCATATCGAATCGGCGATGGCCAAGATACATCGTTACTTTAAGGAGACGGTGGGCGGTCAGGAGAGCGACGAGGTGGCCGAGCAGTGGACCGCCCAGCTGTGGAGCCTGGTTGAGGATGAAGACGCCGAGGCCCTGCTCAGGGAGCATGGCGTCGAGGAGAGCGAGCTCTGGCCCGCCTTGAAGAGCTGGCGTGGCACAGTAGCTAAACGCACCATAGGCCCACGTGGTAGAGAGACACTAGATAAATTAATGCCCTGGCTGCTGCAGGAGTTTATTCAGCTGCCGACGCCTACCAAGGCCTTCCTGCCTGTGTCTAAGGTGCTGGATCAGATCCTCACCCGTACCACTTACCTCGAGCTGCTGTTCGAAAATCCAGGTGCCCGTCAGCAGCTGGTGAGCCTGTGCATGGCCAGTCCCTGGATTGGCGAGCAGCTGGCCAAGTTCCCTATGCTGCTCGACGAGTTGATCGACCCGGCCCAGCTTTATGACACTACCTCGCTGGATGATTATCCCAGCGAGCTGCGCCAATACCTGCTGCGGGTGCCCGAGGAGGATATGGAACAGCAGATGGAGGCCCTGCGTCAGTTTAAGTTGTCGCAGCAGCTGAAGATTGCCGCCGCCGATGTGACCGGCGTGCTGCCTGTGATGCAGGTGAGTGACCATCTGACCTTCCTGGCCGAGGCGATCATAGAGCAGGTGGTGCTGCAGGCCTGGCAGCAGGTGAGCAAACGCCACGGAACGCCGCCTTATTTGGCACCTGAAGAGATGGGCTTTGCGGTGATAGGCTACGGCAAGGCGGGGGGCCTGGAGCTTGGGTATGGCTCGGATCTGGACCTGGTGTTTCTGCACAACTATACCCGCGACAAGTATCCAGAGGCGCAGCAAACCAACGGCGATCGCCCCATAGATATCGGCCACTTCTATCTCAAGCTGGCCCAGCGGATCTTGCACCTCTTCTCTACCCGCACCACCTCGGGGGAACTCTACGAGGTAGATATGCGCCTGCGCCCCTCGGGCGCCTCTGGCCTCTTGGTGAGTGAGATCGAATACTTCGGTAGCTATCAGCGCGAAGAAGCCTGGACCTGGGAGCATCAGGCGCTGGTGCGTGCCCGCTTCCTGTTTGGCGATAATCGCCTGGCCGCCCGCTTCAGCGAGCTGAGGGCCGACGTGCTCGCCATGGAGCGGGACAAGGCTGAGCTGGCCAAGGAGGTGCGTGAGATGCGCCAGAAGATGCGCACCCATCTGCTCAAAGTCGATGAGGGCTGCTTCGATCTGAAACAGAGCCCGGGCGGGATCGCCGACATTGAGTTTATTGCCCAGTATCTGGTGCTGGCCAACACCCATGATCATCCCGAGCTGGCGATCTGGTCCGATAATGTGCGGATCTTCGAGGTGCTGTCTGAGCTGGAGCTGCTGCCCCACCTGAGCGCCCAACACCTGACCCAGGCCTATTGCTACCTGCGCGACGAGAGTCACCGCCTGACGCTACAACAGGCGCCGGGACAGCTGCCTCAGGAGAGTGTGGATCTGCATGTGCAGCGGGTGCTGGCCATCTACGAACAGGTGCTCAATAGCGGCCAATAG
- a CDS encoding substrate-binding periplasmic protein — translation MALNKLSQLSYYTESYPPYNYRESHQLKGIAVDLLAAAARRVDGRFDIHSIQLVPWARGYKLTRTGKNTVLFSTTRTPYREPLFDWVGPISATRIVIFARADRKISITDEAQLNQYSIGVIAQDIGEQALLAAGIAREQLRHAHEATSLVHMLRRERVDLWAYEEVVGRYLMKQEGVDTDEFEVVFTLKVSELYYAFSRDSDPELRRRLQQGIDKVKATIEANGKTQYENILAKYR, via the coding sequence TTGGCCCTGAACAAGCTATCGCAGCTCAGCTATTACACCGAATCCTACCCGCCCTATAATTACCGTGAATCCCATCAGCTAAAGGGGATCGCGGTGGATCTGCTGGCCGCGGCGGCCCGCAGGGTCGATGGTCGTTTCGACATCCATAGCATTCAGCTGGTGCCCTGGGCCAGGGGCTATAAGCTGACCCGCACCGGCAAGAATACCGTGCTCTTCTCCACCACCCGTACTCCCTATCGCGAGCCGCTATTCGACTGGGTCGGCCCCATCTCGGCGACCCGTATCGTGATCTTCGCCCGTGCCGATCGTAAGATCAGCATTACCGATGAGGCTCAGCTCAATCAATACAGCATAGGGGTGATCGCCCAGGATATCGGCGAGCAGGCATTGCTGGCGGCCGGCATCGCCCGTGAGCAGTTGCGCCACGCCCATGAGGCCACCTCTTTGGTGCACATGCTCAGGCGTGAACGGGTCGATCTCTGGGCCTATGAGGAGGTGGTGGGTCGCTACCTGATGAAACAGGAGGGGGTCGACACCGACGAGTTTGAGGTGGTCTTTACCCTCAAGGTGAGCGAGCTTTATTACGCCTTTAGCCGGGATAGCGATCCCGAGCTGCGTCGTCGCCTGCAGCAGGGGATAGATAAGGTGAAGGCCACCATAGAGGCCAACGGAAAGACCCAATACGAGAACATTCTAGCCAAGTATCGTTAG
- a CDS encoding ABC transporter permease — protein MATQMQASLDIGWLALALFMLVLLVPLGIGRLFNLKLDGEMLLAAARMTAQLLLVGFYLKFLFSLESLWVNLLWLSVMLLVGASAILGGARLPKARLMLPLLFSLSLSLLPLLALLLLALLQPTPVYQAQYMIPLAGMLLGNSLSGNILALQRLFNAFEEKQEDYQGRLALGATPWQAAFPFIQGALQQALAPSIAAMSTMGLVTLPGMMTGQILGGSDPLVAVKYQVVIMLAILVMLSMSVASALSLAVRQCLNHSGKLLIKRVDSLNN, from the coding sequence ATGGCGACTCAGATGCAGGCGAGTCTGGATATCGGCTGGCTAGCACTTGCGCTCTTCATGCTGGTGCTGCTTGTGCCCCTAGGGATAGGCAGACTGTTTAATCTAAAACTGGATGGCGAGATGCTGCTGGCCGCCGCGCGGATGACGGCGCAGCTATTGTTAGTCGGCTTCTACCTCAAGTTTCTCTTTAGTCTGGAGAGTCTCTGGGTCAATCTGCTCTGGCTGAGTGTCATGTTACTTGTGGGCGCCAGCGCCATCCTCGGCGGTGCCCGACTACCTAAGGCCAGGTTAATGTTGCCATTGCTCTTTAGCCTTAGCCTCAGCCTGCTGCCCCTGCTGGCACTGCTGCTATTGGCACTGCTGCAACCCACGCCTGTCTATCAGGCTCAGTACATGATCCCCCTGGCAGGCATGCTACTGGGTAACAGCCTCTCGGGGAATATTCTGGCGCTACAGCGTCTGTTTAACGCCTTCGAGGAGAAACAGGAGGACTATCAGGGGCGACTCGCCCTGGGCGCAACACCCTGGCAGGCGGCCTTTCCCTTCATACAAGGCGCGCTGCAACAGGCCCTCGCGCCCAGTATCGCTGCCATGAGCACCATGGGGCTGGTGACTCTGCCCGGCATGATGACGGGACAGATCCTCGGCGGCAGTGATCCCTTAGTCGCGGTGAAATATCAGGTGGTGATCATGCTGGCCATCTTGGTGATGCTGAGTATGAGCGTCGCCAGCGCCCTCAGTCTGGCGGTACGCCAATGCCTGAATCACAGCGGTAAGCTACTGATTAAACGCGTCGATTCGCTCAACAACTAG
- the zapE gene encoding cell division protein ZapE yields the protein MSRSPLQGFQHQLTQENFVDDPAQQQAILRLEALYQALQATPSGAHKPGTLHPSKQAPIKGLYLWGDVGRGKTMLMDLFCQSLPDGMALRLHFHRFMERVHKELKAESGKRDPLRRIAGRLAQSYRVICFDEFFVSDIGDAMILSGLFEALFDHGITLVATSNTPIERLYENGLARDRFLPCIALLEAHTDALHLDGGMDHRLRHLDKVQTYFRQDEGEFARRFDALEPGGGSDTPLTILGREISVIRRGTSTLWLDFDALCGGPRSQLDYIAIASQFDTLLLSQVPPLGGTPRSWIRARGTEDGAAAVAAGDRQLNYAPNDDPARRFIALVDELYDQGVKLYLEASLPLEQLYTPGALAFEFRRTMSRLIEMQSRQYLNATRTAGEA from the coding sequence ATGTCGCGCTCTCCCCTCCAAGGTTTTCAACATCAACTCACCCAGGAGAACTTTGTCGACGACCCGGCTCAGCAGCAGGCCATATTGCGCCTGGAAGCCCTCTATCAGGCCTTGCAAGCAACGCCTTCTGGCGCTCATAAGCCCGGCACTCTACATCCAAGTAAGCAGGCACCGATCAAGGGGCTCTATTTATGGGGCGACGTCGGTCGCGGCAAGACAATGCTGATGGATCTCTTCTGTCAGAGCCTGCCCGATGGGATGGCTCTCAGGCTGCATTTTCATCGCTTCATGGAGCGGGTTCATAAGGAGCTCAAGGCCGAGAGCGGCAAGCGCGATCCCCTAAGGCGCATCGCCGGCAGGCTCGCTCAGAGTTATCGAGTGATCTGCTTCGATGAGTTTTTCGTCAGCGACATAGGCGATGCCATGATACTGTCGGGCCTGTTTGAGGCCCTGTTTGATCACGGGATCACTCTGGTCGCCACCTCCAATACCCCCATAGAGCGCCTCTATGAGAATGGGCTGGCAAGAGACAGGTTTCTGCCCTGCATCGCCCTGTTAGAAGCCCACACGGATGCCCTGCACCTGGATGGCGGCATGGATCACCGCCTGCGCCACCTCGACAAGGTACAGACCTATTTCCGGCAAGATGAGGGGGAGTTTGCCAGGCGTTTCGATGCCCTGGAGCCTGGCGGTGGCAGCGACACACCGCTGACCATCTTAGGCAGGGAAATTAGCGTTATTCGCCGCGGCACCTCAACCCTCTGGCTCGACTTCGACGCCCTGTGCGGCGGCCCACGCTCACAGCTCGACTATATCGCCATCGCCAGCCAGTTCGATACCCTGCTCCTGAGCCAGGTACCGCCCCTTGGCGGCACGCCCCGCAGCTGGATCCGCGCCAGGGGCACAGAAGATGGCGCTGCCGCTGTGGCCGCCGGGGATCGCCAGCTCAACTACGCGCCCAACGATGATCCGGCCCGGCGCTTCATCGCCCTGGTCGACGAGCTCTACGATCAAGGAGTCAAACTTTACCTAGAGGCCAGTCTGCCGCTTGAGCAGCTCTACACCCCGGGCGCCCTGGCCTTCGAGTTCAGACGCACCATGAGTCGCCTCATTGAGATGCAGTCGCGCCAATACCTGAACGCAACCCGCACCGCGGGCGAGGCCTAA
- a CDS encoding OmpA family protein encodes MKPQTLACTLALCGGLGLSGLALANDLPFQPLPEAKLNKQDERHYTPFELVIGVDKSSYQTQMVAGQLKRVNYKLPNSYLASHAVNNYKAQIEKLGGTILFECQEKACGDDHKLSKQIAPLNNIPKQTPALLTAKLALAKKQLYLSVYSASWIHDTGLQLDIIEVIDEPLDLLATNQAYLTSEVSQSEFKDRSNKDTQGSKDHPMITRLPGAFIQEYQQQGYTQTLVFDGVEQGQHKIKTLEGKVTDIAYNLPRGYSEFEVEANYKAALEKLGFVRGFHCQGLACGKKQLIERRIKTLIQIGPDDNQYYSLYRLDRPEGAVHAMVYITGFSGGLWGEIKVVEETKLVDDRVVIDLEGLKDKIAQQGHVALDGLLFKFDSDQMLPEADEVITTLATYLKSHPKQHFYVVGHTDDQGKQGYNKGLSEQRAKAVVATLTQSHGINKAQLSPMGVGEYVPVANNLDEAGRQRNRRVELVLRSDMQ; translated from the coding sequence ATGAAACCCCAAACTCTCGCCTGCACACTCGCCTTATGTGGCGGCTTAGGCCTTAGCGGCCTAGCACTGGCCAATGACCTCCCCTTTCAGCCCCTGCCGGAGGCTAAGCTCAACAAACAAGATGAGCGCCACTACACCCCTTTCGAGCTGGTGATAGGCGTCGACAAAAGCAGTTATCAGACGCAGATGGTTGCCGGTCAGCTAAAACGGGTCAACTACAAGCTGCCAAACAGCTACCTGGCGTCCCACGCCGTCAACAACTATAAGGCGCAAATAGAGAAGCTCGGCGGCACAATACTGTTCGAGTGTCAGGAGAAGGCCTGCGGCGATGACCACAAACTCTCAAAACAGATAGCGCCGCTCAACAATATCCCCAAGCAGACACCCGCGCTGCTAACCGCCAAGTTAGCGCTTGCCAAGAAACAGCTCTACCTCTCTGTCTACAGCGCAAGTTGGATCCACGACACCGGCCTGCAACTGGATATCATCGAGGTGATTGACGAGCCCCTTGATCTGCTTGCCACCAACCAGGCCTACTTAACAAGCGAGGTCAGCCAGAGCGAGTTTAAGGACAGAAGCAACAAGGATACCCAAGGCTCAAAGGATCACCCCATGATCACCAGGCTGCCCGGCGCCTTCATCCAAGAGTATCAGCAGCAGGGCTATACACAGACCTTAGTATTTGACGGTGTTGAACAGGGCCAACACAAGATTAAGACATTAGAGGGTAAGGTCACCGACATTGCCTACAATCTCCCCAGAGGCTATTCGGAGTTTGAAGTCGAGGCCAACTATAAGGCCGCGCTGGAAAAGCTTGGTTTTGTCCGAGGCTTTCACTGCCAGGGCTTAGCCTGTGGTAAGAAACAGCTCATCGAACGCCGGATCAAGACACTGATCCAAATAGGTCCAGATGACAACCAATATTACAGCCTATATCGACTCGATCGCCCCGAGGGCGCCGTGCACGCCATGGTGTATATTACAGGCTTTAGCGGCGGCCTTTGGGGCGAGATAAAGGTGGTGGAGGAGACCAAACTCGTCGACGACAGAGTGGTCATAGATCTCGAGGGGCTCAAGGATAAGATCGCCCAACAAGGCCACGTGGCGCTGGATGGTCTGCTGTTCAAGTTCGACAGCGATCAGATGCTGCCCGAGGCAGACGAAGTGATCACCACCCTAGCCACCTACCTCAAGAGCCATCCCAAGCAGCACTTCTATGTGGTGGGTCACACGGATGACCAAGGCAAACAGGGCTACAACAAGGGGCTGTCGGAGCAGCGCGCCAAGGCGGTGGTCGCCACCCTCACCCAATCTCATGGCATCAACAAGGCTCAGCTCAGCCCCATGGGCGTGGGCGAATATGTGCCTGTAGCCAACAACCTGGATGAGGCGGGCAGACAGCGTAATCGTCGCGTGGAGCTGGTACTGCGCTCAGACATGCAATAG
- a CDS encoding IPT/TIG domain-containing protein, with translation MKHTSRLTKQHWLALMLTSTLAITGCNGELKEGEGPNSQVPTDPVDPVDPTNPTEPTEPTDPTDPTAPPQVGTWENRDEDGDGVVDELDDYPFDASKQSYPTTTESSFNDNPAVATLVPGSFPFTLKGAFEERGDGDVYRIKVDQAVIDADNPITFLLLMDDFSYKPTISILDETGRAIFEIKNNAEPIGMIGTLASVKFQTAGIYYIAIAEQDLAGDANANYTLKAFVDTDYDGLPQDVERALAINDTNPDTDGDGVYDANEVYVKAFGSLQLDLDNDGIPNWLDTDADNDGLPDSLELLADVDGDGMGAFVDTDSDGNTIADNVEAVELDKPLDTDHDGVYDFLDRDDDSDGLFDINDNDRLTKIALTEAFQVFAVRYQDSLGISLTDRSFPGERVFVQGQDIPVANATLVLINGSEIYNIKLTDFENDGFYFYLPESISDEQDFEYYLTDGNQRSLSKYFRVSSPLTPIIEELSAGQYQAGDKITIRGRNLQPSMSVHIDTLTVSPDSVVDNQAIITLPAETTSGFIYVESLQLLSNKVYLNLEASVTVTLNSQATATDLPALYAKDAYTNEFTALSDKGVQVGLIREAIGFIELYQHIDGDFTPYTSLAVMSDEQTVEVNTGRLALSNILLMPSVNRIAAHDKGFLEQLKQDPNLNKIPNMSGLAKASTAIAIDLMNGYETQDQHINQKSMAQKAASNGSIKPTVTPGASYWDEISISPTRKAFQEEWYKALEYDGFMEVQNRSQLLLSLGVHPMNKDLEKGEGYVTDKTGKTHEHIQDMFDRDIIGAQYLQLFGVDLWSQDVTSKACPYTDCVYTVLSPGYSQPFATENDQVRIRSQLYLRSLVERGIWPSIKLMLDVAGLSGKVPQGPMTKLKRGKNIIEVILSHGFNDIDFIRDTIEKAQEDGQWSQAVEALIWGRIKLMLDTEKDALANGKSGPILTALLEEMSISPINIGEAVLKKIAVRVIPVIGEVAIVWDILKGVDSGADIAKFWWDLNKVGAQYDFYVNWGMKIITLNPGIVSAEDKGVELTIRGAGFKPIDNWWPWPDEHPLVVIYDQGNNDHKTEISKYQVNDSGTELIVTIPGEYLKDAKGDLRVEVEHREQITKSTDYSDPKTIKIGTGFALDKLYPDEGYPQDVLTLKGIGFDDKVEVWFTASSGQEKAVITQVKDNELKIIVPEHALTGSVSVKRESETLYTPFTLLENRMLVRFGDNGNLADDKYALWLDNKQAGLMTTGARMVDISSQLQPGNYTAELKGIEAPDDVGTYYICFSDNVTIEAGSHALSGRDLVRDATKSFKIKVAKSTNPKISNCAYINSATNKVRILQEE, from the coding sequence ATGAAACACACGTCTCGCCTGACCAAGCAACATTGGCTGGCACTCATGCTGACCTCGACCCTGGCAATAACGGGCTGTAACGGCGAACTCAAAGAGGGAGAAGGCCCTAACTCTCAGGTGCCGACAGATCCTGTGGACCCTGTTGATCCCACCAATCCAACTGAGCCGACCGAACCTACGGATCCTACCGATCCCACAGCCCCCCCTCAGGTGGGCACCTGGGAAAACAGGGATGAAGACGGCGACGGCGTGGTAGATGAATTGGATGATTATCCGTTTGATGCCAGCAAGCAAAGCTATCCGACAACGACTGAGTCCAGCTTCAATGACAATCCAGCGGTAGCGACCTTAGTTCCAGGTAGCTTCCCTTTTACCTTAAAGGGCGCCTTTGAAGAGCGCGGTGACGGTGATGTCTACCGCATCAAGGTCGACCAGGCAGTCATCGACGCGGACAATCCCATTACCTTCCTGTTACTCATGGATGACTTCTCCTACAAGCCGACGATAAGTATTCTGGACGAAACCGGTAGGGCAATTTTTGAAATTAAAAACAATGCCGAACCAATCGGCATGATAGGCACACTCGCCAGCGTGAAGTTCCAAACCGCTGGAATCTATTACATAGCGATCGCCGAACAGGATCTGGCTGGTGATGCTAACGCCAACTATACCCTGAAGGCATTTGTCGATACTGATTACGATGGCCTGCCCCAAGATGTAGAGAGAGCCCTGGCAATCAATGATACCAATCCTGATACCGATGGTGATGGGGTATACGACGCCAACGAAGTCTATGTCAAAGCCTTTGGCAGCCTACAACTGGATTTAGATAATGATGGTATCCCCAACTGGCTGGACACGGATGCCGACAACGATGGCCTACCTGACAGCCTAGAGCTACTCGCCGATGTCGATGGTGATGGCATGGGTGCATTTGTCGATACAGATTCAGACGGCAATACCATTGCCGATAATGTCGAAGCCGTGGAGCTCGATAAGCCACTCGATACCGATCATGACGGTGTCTATGATTTCTTAGACAGAGATGATGATTCTGACGGTCTGTTTGATATCAATGACAATGACAGACTAACTAAGATCGCCCTCACCGAGGCATTTCAGGTGTTTGCCGTCAGATACCAAGACAGCCTAGGCATTAGCTTGACCGATAGAAGCTTTCCAGGAGAAAGAGTCTTCGTCCAAGGACAGGATATCCCTGTCGCCAATGCCACTCTGGTACTAATTAACGGCAGCGAAATCTATAACATCAAACTGACCGACTTCGAGAATGACGGCTTTTACTTCTATCTGCCCGAATCCATCTCAGATGAGCAAGATTTCGAATATTACCTGACAGATGGCAATCAAAGAAGCCTCTCTAAATACTTCAGAGTTTCCTCACCACTAACACCTATCATTGAAGAGTTAAGCGCGGGACAATATCAGGCAGGAGATAAAATCACTATCAGAGGGCGCAACCTGCAACCAAGCATGTCGGTTCATATCGACACCCTGACCGTGAGTCCTGATTCTGTGGTCGATAACCAGGCAATCATCACCCTGCCGGCTGAAACAACTTCGGGATTCATCTATGTGGAATCCTTGCAGCTGCTGAGCAATAAGGTCTACCTAAACCTCGAGGCCAGCGTAACCGTCACGCTAAATAGCCAGGCAACGGCCACAGATCTGCCCGCCCTCTACGCCAAAGACGCCTATACTAACGAGTTTACGGCGCTTAGCGATAAGGGCGTGCAGGTAGGACTTATCCGCGAGGCTATCGGCTTTATCGAGCTCTATCAGCATATCGATGGAGATTTCACTCCCTATACCTCTTTGGCCGTTATGAGTGACGAACAAACCGTTGAGGTCAATACTGGCAGGTTGGCACTTTCCAACATACTGCTAATGCCCTCTGTTAATCGTATTGCCGCCCACGACAAAGGGTTCCTTGAACAGCTAAAACAAGACCCGAATCTCAATAAAATTCCAAATATGAGTGGCTTGGCAAAAGCCTCAACCGCCATAGCCATAGACCTAATGAACGGCTATGAGACTCAAGACCAGCACATCAATCAGAAGAGCATGGCACAGAAAGCAGCCAGCAACGGCTCTATTAAACCAACAGTCACGCCCGGCGCCTCCTATTGGGATGAGATATCCATCAGCCCAACCAGAAAAGCCTTTCAAGAGGAATGGTACAAGGCGCTGGAATACGATGGTTTCATGGAGGTACAGAACCGTTCTCAGCTACTGCTCAGCCTTGGGGTTCATCCCATGAACAAAGATCTTGAGAAGGGGGAAGGCTATGTCACGGATAAAACCGGTAAGACTCATGAGCATATCCAAGACATGTTTGACCGCGACATCATAGGTGCCCAGTATCTGCAGCTATTTGGTGTCGATCTCTGGTCCCAGGATGTGACCTCTAAGGCGTGCCCTTATACCGACTGTGTCTACACGGTATTGAGTCCCGGTTATTCACAACCTTTTGCCACGGAAAACGATCAAGTCAGGATTCGCTCTCAGCTCTACCTGAGATCTCTGGTCGAACGCGGCATATGGCCATCGATCAAGTTGATGCTAGACGTAGCCGGGCTTTCAGGTAAGGTTCCCCAAGGGCCAATGACCAAGCTTAAAAGAGGTAAGAATATCATCGAAGTCATTCTTTCCCATGGATTCAATGATATTGATTTTATTAGGGATACCATAGAAAAAGCTCAAGAGGATGGTCAATGGAGCCAGGCCGTCGAGGCGCTTATCTGGGGACGTATCAAGCTCATGTTGGATACGGAAAAGGATGCCTTGGCCAATGGTAAATCTGGCCCAATCCTCACCGCATTGCTTGAAGAGATGTCGATAAGCCCGATCAACATTGGCGAAGCGGTACTTAAGAAAATCGCCGTGAGGGTTATTCCCGTCATAGGTGAAGTCGCCATCGTATGGGATATCTTAAAAGGGGTCGATTCCGGCGCCGATATTGCGAAGTTTTGGTGGGATTTAAATAAAGTCGGCGCGCAATATGATTTCTACGTCAACTGGGGAATGAAGATAATCACCTTAAACCCTGGTATCGTGAGCGCCGAAGACAAGGGCGTCGAACTGACCATACGTGGTGCCGGTTTCAAGCCGATTGACAACTGGTGGCCTTGGCCAGACGAGCATCCGCTGGTGGTTATCTATGATCAAGGCAACAATGATCACAAAACCGAAATATCAAAATACCAGGTCAATGACTCAGGCACTGAACTTATCGTCACCATTCCAGGAGAGTACCTCAAAGACGCCAAGGGCGATCTACGAGTCGAAGTCGAACATAGAGAGCAGATCACTAAATCGACCGATTACAGCGACCCTAAGACCATAAAAATTGGCACTGGCTTCGCCCTCGATAAACTCTATCCCGATGAAGGCTATCCTCAAGATGTGCTGACACTCAAGGGAATCGGCTTTGACGACAAAGTCGAAGTTTGGTTTACCGCCAGCAGCGGACAGGAAAAAGCCGTCATCACTCAAGTTAAAGACAATGAGCTTAAAATCATAGTGCCCGAACACGCCCTCACTGGCAGCGTCTCGGTCAAGAGGGAATCAGAAACTCTGTATACCCCCTTCACTCTGCTCGAAAACAGGATGCTGGTGCGCTTTGGCGACAACGGTAACCTGGCCGACGACAAATACGCACTCTGGCTAGACAATAAGCAGGCAGGCCTAATGACCACAGGGGCAAGAATGGTCGACATTAGCTCACAACTTCAACCTGGCAACTATACGGCCGAACTCAAAGGTATCGAGGCTCCTGACGATGTTGGTACCTACTACATCTGTTTCTCTGACAATGTCACCATCGAAGCAGGTAGCCATGCCTTGTCTGGTCGAGACTTAGTTCGAGATGCAACCAAGTCCTTTAAGATCAAGGTAGCTAAGAGCACCAATCCGAAGATCTCTAACTGTGCCTATATCAACTCGGCAACCAACAAGGTAAGGATTTTACAAGAAGAATAG